From a region of the Lentilactobacillus curieae genome:
- a CDS encoding cation:proton antiporter translates to MDYVGQIALILITTLIASALSQRVGMPAVIGQLIVGVLLGPGVFGILANNHLMHVGSELGVIVLMFIAGIESDLDLLKKYFRPAIYVAMCGVIAPMILFYIYGQFMGQGFERSIFWGVIFAATSVSISVEVLREFKKLDTREGATILGAAVVDDIIAVILLSVFVSVFGVGGDGQMNLVTATILQVCYFIGVVFLVKWVVPFVLRLAERLPVHGAVAIVSLSICLLMAYTADLIGLSAVVGAFFAGVAVSQTKYEGEISSSVSSVGYTFFIPIFFVSIGLEMEFDGVLKNIGLIVIMSVLAVITKLYGGAIGAKIARMNTTSAMVVGSGMISRGEMALIIAQIGISAKLIAPELYSEIIIVIVISTIIAPLFLKRTIAKLDKLGEGSN, encoded by the coding sequence ATGGATTACGTTGGGCAAATTGCATTAATTTTAATAACGACTTTGATTGCATCGGCATTAAGCCAGCGAGTTGGGATGCCAGCAGTTATTGGGCAGCTAATCGTAGGGGTGCTCCTAGGACCTGGAGTTTTTGGCATTCTTGCAAATAATCACCTGATGCACGTTGGTTCCGAACTTGGAGTAATCGTGTTGATGTTTATTGCTGGGATCGAAAGTGACCTCGATTTATTAAAGAAGTATTTCCGGCCAGCAATCTACGTTGCGATGTGCGGAGTCATTGCCCCGATGATTTTGTTCTATATATATGGACAATTTATGGGGCAAGGATTTGAACGCTCGATTTTTTGGGGTGTCATTTTTGCAGCAACGTCAGTTTCAATCAGTGTTGAGGTTTTACGTGAGTTTAAGAAACTTGATACTAGAGAGGGTGCTACCATTTTGGGAGCGGCAGTGGTCGATGACATTATTGCCGTTATCCTGCTAAGTGTTTTTGTTAGCGTATTTGGCGTTGGCGGTGATGGTCAGATGAACTTGGTTACTGCCACGATACTACAGGTGTGCTACTTCATTGGGGTTGTATTCCTGGTTAAATGGGTGGTTCCCTTCGTTCTCAGGTTAGCAGAGCGGTTACCCGTTCACGGAGCGGTCGCAATCGTTTCCTTATCGATTTGTTTATTGATGGCCTACACAGCTGATTTAATTGGGTTGAGTGCCGTTGTTGGGGCCTTCTTTGCTGGGGTGGCTGTTTCTCAGACCAAGTATGAAGGAGAAATTTCCAGTTCGGTCAGTTCAGTTGGCTACACCTTCTTTATTCCAATTTTCTTTGTTAGCATTGGATTGGAAATGGAATTTGATGGCGTCCTAAAGAATATTGGTCTAATTGTGATTATGTCGGTATTGGCAGTAATTACTAAACTATATGGTGGAGCAATTGGGGCAAAGATTGCTAGAATGAACACAACTAGTGCGATGGTAGTTGGTTCAGGAATGATTTCTCGTGGTGAAATGGCGTTGATTATCGCCCAAATCGGAATCTCAGCAAAGTTGATTGCACCAGAATTGTATTCAGAAATTATTATTGTAATCGTGATTTCAACGATTATTGCACCGCTATTCCTTAAGCGGACCATTGCAAAATTAGACAAATTGGGTGAGGGGAGTAATTAA
- a CDS encoding amino acid ABC transporter ATP-binding protein → MAMIEFDDVQKYYGDFHALKDINLKIEAGETVVLIGPSGSGKSTLIRTVNGLEPVQDGRLIVNGQDLANRKTDINRIRKNVGMVFQHFNLYANKTILENIMLAPRIVLKRDEAENKKFAMELLDRVGLADQAEKYPAQLSGGQQQRIAIARSLAMKPKCLLFDEPTSALDPEMIDDVLNVMKDIARDSNMTMLVVTHEMGFAREVADRVIFMADGQILEDDSSDTFFNGEPSNERARQFLGKIITH, encoded by the coding sequence ATGGCAATGATCGAGTTTGATGACGTACAAAAGTATTATGGTGATTTTCACGCGTTAAAAGACATCAACTTAAAGATAGAGGCCGGCGAAACGGTTGTGTTGATTGGACCTTCAGGTTCAGGTAAATCAACCCTAATTCGTACGGTTAATGGACTGGAACCAGTTCAAGATGGTCGCTTGATCGTTAACGGTCAGGATTTAGCAAACCGGAAGACGGATATTAACCGAATTCGGAAGAACGTTGGGATGGTGTTCCAACACTTTAACCTCTATGCTAACAAGACAATTCTTGAAAACATTATGCTAGCACCACGAATCGTTTTGAAACGTGATGAAGCAGAAAACAAAAAGTTCGCAATGGAATTACTAGACCGAGTTGGGTTGGCTGATCAAGCTGAAAAGTATCCAGCACAACTATCTGGTGGTCAACAACAACGAATTGCTATTGCTCGTTCACTAGCAATGAAACCTAAGTGTTTGTTGTTTGATGAGCCAACTTCAGCTCTCGATCCCGAAATGATTGATGATGTTTTGAACGTAATGAAAGATATTGCTCGTGACTCCAACATGACAATGCTGGTTGTTACCCACGAAATGGGCTTTGCTCGTGAAGTGGCTGACCGAGTTATTTTCATGGCTGATGGTCAAATTCTTGAAGATGACAGCAGTGATACATTCTTTAATGGTGAACCTTCAAATGAACGTGCTCGTCAGTTCTTAGGCAAGATTATTACGCACTAA
- a CDS encoding MFS transporter — MKSFNFRFFILVLISFTLGCGEFLVSGILNDLSNYFNHSLASVGLLVTVFALVYAISTPIITLLVGRYRYYRTFAVLMVIYILGLIMSATAINYPIMVISRIITASVSGALLSVALTFGNAIAPEEKRGFTIAWIFSGFSIASVVGIPVGTYVAHVASWHAAFWVVAILSLITFGLGLISLPNDLRAGYDDDQDSPLVLLKDPLIWVGVLVPLFWSAGINTFHTYIAPIITDILHFGPVMLSTLLAIIGVISIFSSQASGILANHHGLRKMPFIFIVEILLFLAVGFSYSNVAIALTLIFLMESMFNFLGSSIEIHFLDVAEEFYPQSVVFASSLNPVFFNLGISLGSASGSVIIDGPGLRYINYGSIVFIIVAFGLLTILNRMIAGRGLKE; from the coding sequence ATGAAGTCTTTCAACTTTCGCTTCTTCATTCTGGTGTTAATTTCGTTCACACTGGGGTGTGGAGAGTTTCTCGTATCAGGAATTTTAAATGATTTATCAAACTACTTTAACCATTCGCTGGCAAGTGTTGGCTTACTGGTCACGGTTTTTGCCTTAGTCTATGCGATCAGTACCCCAATCATCACTTTGCTGGTAGGCCGTTACCGGTACTATCGGACGTTTGCGGTCCTGATGGTGATTTATATTCTCGGGTTAATAATGAGTGCGACGGCAATCAACTATCCAATCATGGTGATCTCTAGGATTATTACCGCGTCCGTCTCAGGAGCACTGCTTTCAGTTGCCCTAACTTTTGGAAATGCAATTGCTCCAGAGGAAAAGCGCGGGTTTACGATTGCGTGGATTTTCTCTGGTTTTAGTATTGCCAGTGTTGTGGGGATACCTGTCGGCACTTACGTTGCCCACGTTGCCAGTTGGCACGCTGCGTTCTGGGTAGTGGCGATTTTGTCTTTAATTACTTTTGGTTTGGGACTAATTTCGTTGCCCAATGATCTTAGGGCTGGCTATGATGATGACCAAGATAGTCCACTTGTACTTTTAAAAGATCCACTGATTTGGGTAGGGGTACTTGTGCCACTATTCTGGTCTGCCGGAATTAATACTTTCCACACTTACATTGCCCCGATAATCACCGACATTCTACACTTTGGTCCGGTTATGTTGAGTACGTTGCTGGCAATTATTGGAGTTATTTCAATCTTCAGTAGCCAAGCATCTGGAATTTTAGCAAACCATCATGGGTTGCGGAAAATGCCATTTATTTTCATTGTTGAAATCCTGCTGTTTTTAGCTGTTGGTTTTTCATATTCAAACGTAGCCATCGCTTTAACACTGATATTTTTGATGGAATCAATGTTTAACTTTTTAGGTTCATCAATTGAAATTCACTTTTTGGACGTAGCGGAAGAATTTTACCCACAGTCTGTGGTGTTTGCTTCATCGCTTAACCCAGTCTTCTTTAACCTAGGGATTTCGTTAGGATCGGCTAGCGGAAGTGTCATCATTGATGGTCCTGGACTGAGGTATATCAATTATGGAAGCATTGTGTTTATTATTGTGGCGTTTGGCTTGCTAACAATATTGAACAGGATGATTGCGGGTAGAGGATTGAAAGAATAA
- a CDS encoding Xaa-Pro dipeptidyl-peptidase yields the protein MKINQFAYVPTSHDKIVQELADIRFVTPKTRKVSDPVMLYRQFLMKFLLENQGHSTREHRLTTIMATAEQSVDEYTKTNAAISHEAFYNVALQLLQFEVGLDFDLTDPVKKMHEFGLPTTEAADPFDRDGLIDAWYLLLNTRTKFGQTLIDYLAGQGYYAQFGADSGLKKPVFFNGKSQAVFNTSKLIREVVYVEAPVDSDHDGKRDLIKVEVIRPNETNKGVKVPVVFTASPYDQGTNDKQADDLTHDVSKDQLVHKDPNDFTKVDVTADAPNTSLPPETKPEQMTDTAEESFTKTWTYTLNDYLLAHGFAVVYSSGVGTKDSDGYRTTGSDAETISTTAVIEWLSHNRVAFTNRTDKVGIEAWWSNGNVGMTGRSYLGTLANAAVLSGVDGLKTAVVEAGISNWYDYYRENGLVVAPGGFQGEDADILAELTFSRKQRANQYLETKQSWEHQLKAIEKDEDRKTGDYNKFWDARNYLNSDKAKADVLLVHGLNDWNVKLSHAYNLKELLKNDNLTLKTVLHQGQHEYLNNFRSVDFTDMVNLWLVNKLYGIENQADKVLPDVLVQDNAEEQTWKTIINWGSEKTKQVSLADEWFTNVNGNAKFSNQMPAEQFKEFSDNTSKWRSELYKLDTSKVDQNSIKLVSAPLEEDLTINGKVHLSINVASDQNLGMLSAKIVDYGKAKRLTPTPQVLEPMQINLGYNWRKDNLREFESEKKATEYKKITDGHINMQNRQNSYHIDDVVPGESYQVDFDLEPEVFRILKGHKIGILLFSADLDFTIRTNQEINYTVDLNKSSITLPIE from the coding sequence TTGAAAATTAACCAGTTCGCTTACGTACCAACTAGCCACGATAAAATCGTTCAGGAGCTAGCAGATATTCGGTTTGTAACGCCAAAAACCAGGAAGGTATCAGACCCTGTGATGCTCTACCGGCAATTTTTGATGAAGTTTCTGCTCGAAAATCAGGGCCATTCAACCCGTGAGCATCGCCTAACCACCATCATGGCGACTGCTGAACAAAGCGTTGACGAGTATACCAAAACTAATGCTGCTATTTCACACGAGGCATTTTACAATGTAGCTTTACAACTACTTCAGTTTGAAGTTGGCCTGGATTTTGACTTAACGGATCCAGTCAAAAAAATGCATGAATTTGGCTTACCAACTACTGAAGCCGCAGACCCATTTGACCGAGACGGCCTAATTGACGCCTGGTATTTACTGCTAAATACCAGGACTAAGTTTGGCCAGACACTGATTGATTACCTAGCAGGTCAAGGTTACTACGCCCAATTTGGTGCAGATTCAGGTTTGAAGAAGCCCGTCTTTTTCAACGGTAAATCTCAAGCTGTGTTTAATACCTCCAAGCTAATTCGCGAAGTTGTCTACGTCGAAGCGCCAGTCGATTCCGACCATGATGGAAAGCGCGACTTAATCAAAGTTGAGGTTATTCGCCCAAACGAAACTAACAAGGGCGTCAAGGTGCCGGTCGTCTTCACTGCTAGCCCTTACGACCAGGGAACTAATGACAAGCAGGCCGATGACCTGACTCACGACGTTTCTAAGGACCAGCTTGTTCACAAAGATCCAAATGATTTTACCAAGGTAGACGTGACTGCCGATGCCCCTAATACATCATTACCACCAGAAACTAAACCAGAACAAATGACCGATACAGCAGAAGAATCATTCACAAAAACCTGGACTTACACACTCAACGATTATTTGTTGGCCCATGGATTTGCAGTCGTTTACTCTTCAGGAGTCGGAACTAAAGATTCTGATGGTTACCGGACAACTGGCTCAGATGCTGAAACCATTTCAACTACAGCTGTAATTGAGTGGTTAAGTCACAACCGGGTCGCCTTCACGAACCGGACTGACAAGGTTGGAATCGAAGCATGGTGGAGCAACGGCAACGTTGGTATGACTGGACGTTCATACCTTGGTACCCTTGCAAATGCTGCTGTACTATCTGGTGTCGACGGCTTGAAGACTGCAGTTGTCGAAGCCGGAATTTCTAACTGGTATGACTACTACCGCGAAAACGGTCTAGTAGTTGCCCCTGGCGGTTTCCAAGGAGAAGATGCCGACATCCTGGCGGAATTGACTTTCTCAAGGAAACAACGGGCTAACCAATACCTTGAAACTAAACAGTCTTGGGAACACCAATTAAAGGCAATTGAAAAGGATGAGGACAGAAAAACCGGCGATTACAATAAGTTTTGGGACGCCAGAAACTACCTAAATTCTGACAAAGCGAAGGCAGACGTTCTATTGGTTCATGGTTTGAATGACTGGAACGTTAAGCTATCCCATGCTTACAACTTAAAGGAGTTATTGAAAAACGATAACCTCACCTTAAAAACCGTTCTTCATCAAGGCCAACACGAATACCTAAACAACTTCCGCTCCGTTGACTTCACAGATATGGTCAACCTTTGGCTGGTCAACAAACTTTACGGAATCGAGAATCAAGCCGACAAAGTTCTTCCAGACGTTCTTGTTCAAGATAACGCTGAAGAACAGACTTGGAAGACCATCATTAATTGGGGATCCGAGAAAACGAAGCAAGTTAGTCTCGCTGACGAATGGTTCACCAACGTGAACGGTAACGCCAAGTTTAGTAACCAGATGCCAGCCGAACAGTTTAAAGAATTTAGTGACAATACCAGCAAATGGCGCTCAGAACTTTATAAGCTCGACACATCTAAAGTCGACCAAAACAGCATTAAGCTAGTTTCTGCACCGCTTGAAGAGGACCTAACCATCAATGGTAAGGTTCACCTTTCAATTAATGTAGCCAGCGACCAGAATTTGGGAATGTTAAGTGCCAAAATCGTCGACTATGGTAAGGCTAAACGGCTTACCCCTACTCCCCAAGTTCTTGAGCCAATGCAAATCAACCTTGGCTACAATTGGCGAAAAGATAACTTGCGGGAGTTTGAATCCGAAAAGAAAGCAACTGAGTACAAAAAGATTACTGACGGCCACATCAACATGCAAAACCGCCAAAATAGCTATCACATTGATGACGTAGTTCCAGGAGAATCATACCAAGTCGACTTTGATTTAGAACCTGAAGTGTTCCGCATTTTGAAGGGTCACAAAATTGGGATTCTATTATTCTCAGCCGACCTTGATTTCACGATTAGAACTAACCAAGAAATCAACTACACTGTTGATTTAAACAAATCAAGCATCACGCTCCCAATCGAATAG
- a CDS encoding Fur family transcriptional regulator, with protein sequence MPAVEEATKVLKSNNYKITKQRIAMIKYLANTADHKYVEVTAIDDYMRKSFPKMSHNTIYRNISEFEEMGIVEKQVQGQHQCVKFQCDFKNEHHHHFICNNCGKVTELKECPLSPEVLEQLPGVEITGHYFQIYGLCQECANLKNN encoded by the coding sequence ATGCCTGCAGTAGAAGAAGCAACTAAAGTCTTAAAAAGCAATAATTATAAAATTACAAAGCAACGAATCGCGATGATCAAGTACCTTGCGAACACCGCTGACCATAAATATGTAGAAGTAACCGCAATTGACGATTATATGCGTAAGTCATTTCCTAAGATGAGCCATAATACTATCTATAGAAACATTTCTGAATTTGAAGAAATGGGAATCGTTGAAAAACAAGTTCAGGGACAACATCAGTGTGTTAAGTTCCAATGTGACTTTAAAAATGAGCATCATCATCACTTTATCTGTAATAATTGTGGCAAGGTGACTGAGCTTAAGGAATGCCCACTAAGCCCTGAGGTGCTTGAACAGCTTCCCGGTGTTGAAATAACGGGTCACTACTTCCAAATTTACGGTTTGTGCCAAGAATGTGCTAATTTAAAGAATAATTAA
- a CDS encoding transporter substrate-binding domain-containing protein: protein MKKVYRKLGLLLALFVTIISLSACSSSAKKDVLAEDKASNTITWGVKADTKLFGLMDVKDNEIKGFEVDLAKAMTKQILGKDGKARFLQVTSQTRMPLLRNGNIDAIMATMTITPERAKQVDFSRSYFDAGQAILVKDGSPIKNVKDLNKKGDVVLGVVGSNSVQNIGKFAPKARVLQLTDYSQALTALKSGQGQALTTDNGILYGMSVENPGYSVVGGTFTNEPYGIAVDKGQTKLQKAMNGALTKVEKSGEYNKLLNKWFGNVKGFNLKEAYRQ, encoded by the coding sequence ATGAAAAAGGTCTACAGGAAGCTTGGACTTTTGCTTGCACTGTTTGTAACGATTATTAGTTTAAGTGCATGTAGTTCAAGCGCTAAAAAAGACGTCTTAGCCGAAGACAAAGCATCGAACACCATTACCTGGGGTGTTAAAGCTGATACTAAGTTATTCGGTTTGATGGACGTTAAAGATAATGAAATTAAGGGATTTGAAGTCGACTTAGCTAAGGCGATGACTAAACAAATCCTCGGCAAAGACGGTAAGGCTCGTTTCTTACAAGTTACTAGTCAAACCCGGATGCCTTTACTTAGAAACGGAAACATTGATGCCATTATGGCAACTATGACCATCACCCCAGAGCGGGCAAAGCAAGTTGACTTTAGTCGTTCATACTTTGACGCTGGGCAAGCAATTTTGGTCAAAGATGGTAGCCCAATTAAGAACGTTAAGGACCTTAATAAGAAGGGCGACGTTGTCCTTGGGGTTGTTGGCTCTAACTCAGTTCAAAACATTGGTAAGTTTGCTCCCAAGGCAAGAGTGCTACAACTAACCGACTACTCACAAGCGCTGACTGCTTTGAAGTCCGGCCAAGGACAAGCACTTACTACCGATAACGGTATCCTTTATGGTATGTCTGTTGAAAACCCTGGCTACTCCGTTGTTGGTGGAACATTCACTAACGAACCTTACGGAATTGCGGTTGATAAGGGTCAAACTAAGCTACAAAAAGCAATGAATGGTGCCCTCACCAAGGTTGAAAAATCTGGTGAGTACAACAAGTTACTAAACAAGTGGTTCGGAAATGTTAAAGGATTCAATTTGAAGGAGGCGTACAGACAATGA
- a CDS encoding guanylate kinase codes for MSEQRVFVITGAAGSGKTTVRNYLTKEFNMPKVITHTTRAPRIHEEDGVDYYFESEDSFGDNHYLESVSYAGNRYGSSFEGLDEAWKSSDFITIVLDTAGAITYKRELGDKAVVIFLKVDDSSTLLQRMKTRGDDTQTLADRIKSDEYLRDLTLPEELKGNAFVINNNDWERTKHIVNDIVAKYK; via the coding sequence ATGAGTGAACAACGTGTATTTGTAATTACGGGAGCCGCCGGGAGCGGTAAGACCACAGTTAGAAATTACTTGACCAAGGAGTTTAATATGCCCAAGGTCATTACTCATACGACTCGGGCACCGAGGATTCATGAAGAAGATGGGGTGGATTACTACTTTGAATCGGAAGATTCGTTTGGGGATAACCACTATCTGGAATCAGTTTCTTATGCGGGAAATCGGTATGGATCATCATTTGAAGGTCTTGATGAAGCTTGGAAGAGTTCTGACTTCATTACCATTGTTTTGGATACCGCGGGAGCGATTACTTATAAACGTGAGTTGGGTGATAAAGCCGTTGTCATTTTTTTGAAAGTTGATGATTCGAGTACGCTACTCCAACGGATGAAGACCAGGGGAGATGACACCCAGACGTTAGCTGATCGGATTAAGAGCGATGAATATTTGCGAGATTTAACTCTTCCCGAAGAACTTAAGGGTAACGCATTTGTCATTAACAACAATGATTGGGAACGAACGAAACACATTGTTAATGATATTGTTGCAAAATATAAATAA
- a CDS encoding DUF6681 family protein: MFSFLDMVNHYLGYFNISVTLKSRIYTILGALGDAYLFYISYRFLSNGYIPRGLMFLLVAIVLLYFEICNFFYYFTNHQPKFDLTPKLAKALHIANKPKKTQINSQMTGSNVVTNNIPANGMFDDRHVIPAKVECTPDQQQNINQIVTILKSKNLLREDYGGHSDRQLAEVIKATDGKPVFAIGKGVLLPYFDMKRTGDRYVVYAGLNQAEQFPVGEVKRIGLQSIKSIDKENIKFFLASVTLVGGPYKKYGRSTLMEHQKDYEIAIKVAYQKQK, encoded by the coding sequence ATGTTTAGTTTCTTAGACATGGTTAACCATTACCTTGGGTACTTCAACATTAGTGTCACCTTAAAGAGTAGGATTTATACGATTTTAGGTGCGCTAGGTGACGCATACCTGTTTTACATTTCATACAGGTTTTTGAGTAACGGATACATTCCTCGAGGGTTAATGTTTCTGCTAGTCGCCATCGTGTTGCTTTACTTTGAGATTTGTAACTTCTTTTATTACTTTACAAATCATCAACCGAAGTTTGATTTGACCCCCAAATTGGCTAAAGCCTTACACATCGCTAATAAGCCAAAGAAAACCCAAATTAATTCGCAGATGACTGGCAGTAATGTGGTCACTAATAACATTCCTGCCAACGGGATGTTTGACGATCGTCACGTGATTCCAGCGAAGGTAGAGTGCACACCTGACCAACAACAAAATATCAATCAAATTGTGACGATTTTAAAATCAAAGAACTTGTTACGTGAAGATTATGGTGGTCATTCTGATCGCCAGCTTGCGGAAGTGATCAAGGCAACAGATGGTAAGCCTGTCTTTGCGATTGGTAAGGGAGTCTTGCTGCCATATTTTGATATGAAACGGACGGGTGACCGCTATGTGGTCTACGCCGGGCTTAACCAAGCTGAACAATTTCCAGTTGGTGAGGTTAAAAGAATTGGTTTGCAATCAATCAAGTCGATTGATAAAGAAAATATCAAGTTCTTTTTAGCCTCGGTGACACTGGTTGGTGGACCCTACAAAAAGTACGGTCGTTCAACCTTGATGGAACACCAAAAAGACTACGAAATCGCGATTAAAGTTGCTTACCAAAAGCAAAAATAA
- a CDS encoding bis(5'-nucleosyl)-tetraphosphatase, whose translation MATENASGAVVYQIRNNMVCYLLLQSATDDFWGFPKGHVEANENLVQTAVREIREETDLETKIDTNFEQTLEYDMKNGNHKVVTFYVSRVPEDVQVSRQAEEINSFGWFTFDKAYNTLTYDNLRELLKSADSYIKTKEKVGD comes from the coding sequence ATGGCTACTGAAAACGCAAGTGGAGCAGTTGTTTATCAGATTAGAAACAATATGGTTTGCTACCTACTATTACAAAGTGCTACTGATGACTTTTGGGGATTTCCAAAGGGACACGTTGAAGCGAATGAAAATCTAGTGCAAACTGCGGTACGAGAAATTCGTGAAGAAACTGATTTGGAGACTAAAATTGATACTAACTTCGAGCAGACCTTGGAGTATGACATGAAGAATGGTAATCACAAGGTGGTAACCTTTTATGTAAGTCGGGTACCAGAAGACGTACAAGTTTCCCGTCAAGCTGAAGAAATTAATTCGTTTGGTTGGTTTACCTTTGATAAGGCGTACAATACTTTAACTTATGACAATTTACGTGAGTTACTAAAGTCTGCTGATAGCTACATCAAAACCAAAGAAAAAGTTGGCGATTAA
- a CDS encoding peptidylprolyl isomerase — protein sequence MYPQLDLANATGTKVTIKTNHGDIQIQLFDDLAPKTVKNFVELSKNDYYKDVIFHRVIPDFMIQGGDPTGTGMGGESIYGSKFEDEFSAELFNFNGALSMANAGPNTNGSQFFIVSNENMPANMIPEMEAAGYPAEVVEKYKNGGTPWLDHRHTVFGQVISGMDIVKEISKVDRDASDKPLEDVVIKEVTVD from the coding sequence ATGTATCCGCAATTAGATTTAGCAAATGCAACTGGAACTAAAGTAACAATTAAAACTAACCACGGTGACATCCAAATCCAATTGTTTGATGATTTGGCACCAAAGACGGTTAAGAACTTCGTTGAATTATCAAAAAATGATTACTACAAGGACGTAATTTTCCACCGAGTAATTCCTGATTTCATGATTCAAGGTGGCGACCCAACTGGTACTGGTATGGGTGGCGAAAGTATCTACGGTTCAAAGTTTGAAGATGAATTCTCAGCTGAATTATTCAACTTTAACGGTGCTCTTTCAATGGCCAATGCTGGTCCTAACACCAACGGAAGCCAATTCTTCATCGTTTCAAACGAAAATATGCCAGCTAACATGATTCCAGAAATGGAAGCAGCAGGTTATCCAGCAGAAGTCGTTGAAAAGTACAAGAACGGTGGAACTCCTTGGTTGGATCACAGACATACTGTGTTTGGCCAAGTAATCTCTGGTATGGACATTGTTAAGGAAATTAGCAAGGTTGATCGGGATGCATCAGATAAACCACTCGAAGATGTTGTAATTAAAGAAGTAACGGTAGATTAA
- a CDS encoding proline iminopeptidase-family hydrolase, whose product MRQGTKIITLDNGYHLWTNTQGEGDIHLLALHGGPGGNHEYWEDAAKQLKKQGLNVQVHMYDQLGSWYSDSPDFSDQKVRDSILTYDYFLDEVEEVRQKLGIDQFYLIGQSWGGSLVQMYAEKYGEHLKGAIVSSMVDNIKDYTDHLAQIREKTFTPEQLSFMKECEAKNDYDNEEYQSLVDILNKSYIDRKQPSTLDHLISTMNTDIYGAFQGDNEFVITGKLGEWNFTDKLKNIKVPTLVTYGEHESMPIETGKRMAEMIPNARFVSTPEGGHHHMVDNPDVYYDHLATFIREVENGSFAG is encoded by the coding sequence ATGCGTCAAGGAACTAAGATCATCACACTAGATAACGGTTACCATCTCTGGACAAACACTCAAGGTGAAGGCGATATTCATTTGTTAGCACTTCACGGTGGCCCTGGTGGCAATCACGAATATTGGGAAGATGCTGCAAAGCAACTTAAGAAGCAAGGGCTAAACGTCCAAGTTCATATGTATGACCAACTAGGATCATGGTACTCAGATAGCCCTGATTTCTCAGACCAAAAAGTTAGGGACTCAATCTTAACTTACGACTACTTCTTGGACGAAGTTGAAGAAGTTCGTCAAAAATTAGGTATCGATCAATTCTACTTGATTGGTCAATCATGGGGTGGCTCATTGGTTCAAATGTATGCTGAAAAGTATGGTGAACATTTGAAGGGTGCCATCGTTTCATCAATGGTCGATAACATCAAAGACTATACTGACCACTTGGCACAAATTCGTGAAAAGACATTTACTCCTGAACAATTGTCATTCATGAAGGAATGCGAAGCTAAGAACGATTATGACAACGAGGAATACCAATCACTCGTTGATATTTTGAACAAGAGCTACATTGACCGTAAACAACCATCAACCCTTGATCATTTGATCAGTACCATGAACACTGATATTTACGGTGCTTTCCAAGGTGACAATGAGTTTGTTATCACTGGTAAGTTGGGTGAATGGAACTTTACTGACAAATTAAAGAACATTAAGGTACCAACGTTGGTAACCTATGGTGAACATGAATCAATGCCAATTGAAACTGGTAAGCGGATGGCTGAAATGATCCCTAACGCAAGATTTGTATCAACACCTGAGGGTGGCCATCATCATATGGTGGATAATCCGGATGTGTACTATGATCATTTGGCAACGTTTATTAGAGAAGTGGAAAATGGTTCGTTCGCTGGATAA